One Triticum dicoccoides isolate Atlit2015 ecotype Zavitan chromosome 5B, WEW_v2.0, whole genome shotgun sequence genomic window carries:
- the LOC119305619 gene encoding hydroxycinnamoyltransferase 4-like, which produces MAVQVVTSELVAPSEATPRRALWLSNLDLGARNGYSPTVYFFRAPDRGDGKAESFFSAGVLRAALARALVPFHPFAGRLGAGRHGRAEIDCNDEGALFVVARSEAALDDFEGFAPSKAMRDMFVPPYDNAGAGAPLLMLQVTFFRCGGVALGTAMHHFVIDGRSAFHFIQTWASIARGDASATVLPSLDRTPLRARSPPTVHFDHSREYRLTAPASTDPPVAGGVKPSLEYASAILRVTGAQAAALRARAGAPCVSTFRALVAHVWRCACAARSLAPDAESRLYTMIDMRARLSPPLPDAYFGNAVVRTSVSARVGDLLSGPLGFGARRLRAATGQGDEYARSVVDYLETADMGALPRSGLPGTDLRVISWMGMPSHDADFGWGEPAFLAPALMFYPGFVYLMSCPGKGGDVAVAVSLEPDRLARFKELFFEEMAAME; this is translated from the exons ATGGCCGTCCAAGTCGTGACGTCCGAGCTGGTCGCGCCGAGCGAGGCCACCCCGCGGCGCGCGCTCTGGCTGTCCAACCTCGACCTCGGCGCCAGGAACGGTTACTCCCCCACCGTCTACTTCTTCCGAGCGCCCGATCGCGGCGACGGCAAGGCCGAGTCCTTCTTCTCGGCCGGCGTCCTCAGGGCGGCGCTGGCCAGGGCGCTGGTCCCGTTCCACCCCTTCGCCGGACGCCTCGGCGCGGGCCGCCACGGCCGGGCGGAGATCGACTGCAACGACGAGGGCGCGCTCTTCGTCGTCGCGCGGTCCGAGGCCGCGCTCGACGACTTCGAGGGCTTCGCGCCGTCCAAGGCGATGCGCGACATGTTCGTGCCGCCGTATGACAACGCCGGCGCGGGCGCCCCGTTGCTCATGCTTCAG GTCACCTTCTTCCGGTGCGGCGGCGTGGCGCTCGGCACGGCCATGCACCACTTCGTCATCGACGGCCGCAGCGCCTTCCACTTCATCCAGACGTGGGCCAGCATCGCCCGCGGGGACGCCAGCGCCACCGTGCTCCCGTCCCTCGACCGCACCCCGCTGCGCGCGCGCTCCCCGCCGACCGTCCACTTCGACCACAGCCGCGAGTATCGCCTCACCGCCCCCGCATCAACCGATCCTCCTGTCGCTGGCGGCGTCAAGCCGTCGTTGGAGTACGCCAGCGCCATCCTGCGCGTGACAGGCGCACAGGCCGCCGCTCTCCGTGCGCGCGCGGGCGCGCCCTGCGTGTCGACGTTCCGCGCGCTGGTGGCCCACGTCTGGCGCTGCGCGTGCGCGGCGCGCTCCCTGGCCCCCGACGCCGAGTCCCGCCTCTACACCATGATCGACATGCGCGCCCGCCTCTCCCCGCCGCTCCCGGACGCCTACTTCGGCAACGCGGTGGTGCGCACGTCGGTGTCCGCGAGGGTGGGCGACCTGCTGTCCGGCCCTCTCGGGTTCGGGGCGCGGCGGCTCCGCGCGGCGACGGGGCAGGGCGACGAGTACGCGCGGTCGGTGGTGGACTACCTGGAGACGGCGGACATGGGGGCGCTGCCGAGGAGCGGGCTGCCGGGGACGGACCTGCGGGTGATCAGCTGGATGGGGATGCCGTCGCACGACGCTGACTTTGGGTGGGGCGAGCCGGCGTTCCTGGCGCCGGCGCTCATGTTCTACCCGGGGTTCGTGTACCTGATGAGCTGCCCGGGCAAGGGCGGCGACGTGGCGGTGGCCGTTTCGCTGGAGCCGGATCGCTTGGCGAGGTTCAAGGAGCTATTCTTCGAGGAGATGGCCGCCATGGAGTGA
- the LOC119309623 gene encoding uncharacterized protein LOC119309623: protein MEFAYRGRATAAADGVGVGDGRRLPDPPPPHGNDADSPQADMVALVFRREQLLHELHKEPIRHDMILCELAQTERAMTACLAGLGALRGLPLMTPREEVMYRTRRSSEEASWWYRSPSGQVIPPVYPHVERSPSPVPQRRPVDDAEQQERGSSSMPVVATPSAFPEVELFRSLSKDPAVEEALVPAATNVVAKPAEPALLRKEVAIESRAAVDHEHVAGLKHRHAVQLMENGIQISGQLKRAAIGQESKAGSKDSHAVQPMESGIQISQQLNHVAIGQGSKAEAKDSHPVQLMESGIQINEPLKRASIGQGSKAEVKDNHAVQLMGSGIERSKRLKRTAVGRETKAEVKDNHALQLMESELQRTEQPNLAAVGKEQEAGLKDGHAVQLLASGIQISEQLNCAAVGQERIAEAKDSHAVQLTENKIQRSEQPKREIFGQEREAVAKDGHAVKLTENRIQRSEQPKVFGQQCEAEEKHRHAVNLMEESGIQGSEQPTPAKPPMKECIDERRQLPHQYALAGKEKSPFNEQKRPALNEPNMQTTPSGVKRRPVFGPVVTTPSPKRQKPLEEWNCTLCQVNLTREEDLMQHKAGELHRLNLAALRSRQKAFGFDLRNHLKGSSHQESAQALHTEAGSHHLKGRSHQESAQTRKAGGNEEGKHRRGTEAPRKEFVSKFPFCKLCKVQYSSEKVKESHLAGKKHRENLQARH, encoded by the exons ATGGAGTTCGCCTACCGAGGCCGAGCAACCGCCGCTGCcgacggcgtcggcgtcggcgatggccgccgcctcCCCGATCCTCCGCCGCCGCACG GCAATGATGCCGACTCACCACAGGCAGACATGGTGGCGCTGGTGTTCAGGAGGGAGCAGCTGCTGCACGAGCTCCACAAGGAGCCCATCCGCCACGATATGATCTTGTGCGAGCTTGCCCAAACAGAGCGCGCCATGACCGCGTGCTTAGCAGGGCTTGGCGCTTTGCGTGGGTTGCCGTTGATGACTCCACGGGAAGAGGTGATGTACCGCACGCGGCGGTCAAGTGAGGAAGCTTCTTGGTGGTACAGGAGCCCCTCGGGGCAAGTGATACCTCCTGTTTACCCACACGTTGAACGGTCGCCGTCACCAGTGCCGCAGCGAAGGCCAGTCGATGATGCTGAGCAGCAAGAACGCGGCAGCTCCTCTATGCCAGTTGTAGCAACTCCTTCAGCGTTTCCTGAAGTGGAACTATTCCGGTCACTGAGCAAGGACCCTGCAGTGGAAGAAGCTTTGGTACCTGCTGCGACCAATGTTGTTGCCAAACCAGCAGAGCCAGCATTGCTGCGCAAGGAGGTGGCAATAGAGAGCCGTGCCGCTGTTGATCATGAACACGTAGCAGGATTGAAGCACAGACATGCCGTGCAGCTGATGGAGAATGGAATTCAGATAAGTGGACAGTTAAAGCGTGCAGCCATTGGTCAGGAAAGCAAAGCAGGATCGAAGGACAGCCATGCCGTGCAGCCGATGGAGAGTGGAATTCAGATAAGTCAACAGCTAAATCATGTAGCCATTGGTCAAGGAAGCAAAGCAGAAGCGAAGGACAGCCATCCTGTGCAGCTGATGGAGAGTGGAATTCAGATAAATGAACCGCTAAAGCGTGCATCCATTGGTCAAGGAAGCAAAGCAGAAGTGAAGGACAACCATGCAGTGCAGCTGATGGGAAGTGGAATCGAGAGAAGCAAACGGCTAAAGCGTACAGCCGTTGGCCGAGAAACCAAAGCAGAAGTGAAGGACAACCATGCCTTGCAGCTGATGGAGAGTGAACTTCAGAGAACTGAACAGCCAAATCTTGCAGCTGTTGGCAAGGAACAGGAAGCAGGATTGAAGGACGGCCATGCCGTCCAGCTGCTGGCGAGTGGAATTCAGATAAGCGAACAGCTAAATTGTGCGGCCGTTGGTCAGGAACGCATAGCAGAAGCGAAGGACAGTCATGCTGTGCAGCTGACGGAAAATAAAATACAGAGAAGTGAGCAACCCAAGCGTGAAATTTTTGGTCAGGAACGTGAAGCAGTAGCGAAGGATGGCCATGCCGTGAAGCTGACGGAGAATAGAATCCAGAGAAGTGAACAGCCAAAGGTCTTTGGTCAGCAGTGTGAAGCAGAAGAAAAGCATAGACATGCTGTAAACTTGATGGAGGAGAGTGGAATCCAGGGAAGTGAACAGCCAACGCCTGCAAAGCCTCCTATGAAAGAATGCATCGATGAGCGGAGGCAATTGCCCCACCAATATGCGCTGGCTGGCAAGGAGAAGTCCCCATTTAATGAGCAGAAGAGACCAGCGCTCAACGAG CCTAATATGCAAACCACGCCTAGTGGAGTGAAAAGGAGACCGGTTTTTGGACCGGTTGTGACAACTCCATCACCAAAGAGGCAGAAGCCACTTGAAGAATGGAATTGCACCCTCTGTCAAGTGAACCTTACCCGTGAAGAAGACTTGATGCAACACAAAGCAGGCGAACTACACCGGTTGAACCTTGCGGCATTGCGGTCCAGGCAGAAAGCATTTGGATTCGACTTGCGCAACCATCTCAAGGGCAGCAGCCACCAGGAAAGCGCGCAGGCCCTGCACACAGAAGCTGGGAGCCACCATCTCAAAGGGAGGAGCCATCAGGAGAGCGCACAGACCCGGAAGGCAGGAGGCAACGAGGAGGGCAAGCACCGCAGGGGTACTGAAGCTCCGAGGAAGGAGTTTGTAAGCAAATTTCCCTTTTGCAAGCTCTGCAAAGTGCAGTACTCCAGCGAGAAGGTGAAGGAGTCGCATCTCGCCGGGAAGAAACACAGGGAGAACCTTCAGGCACGCCATTGA
- the LOC119309651 gene encoding UBP1-associated proteins 1C-like isoform X2 has product MLLMHAGDPMLVMRDALLSQLQKDRLRQEIIVAELAKIERAMALRAATGGQQATPAPAGECLKTYDGNAARQNAASDEQRLPGSNEAVPETKTSVAEKWELTGITIPVKKPKTPMKWCCAICEVQATSEQNLLQHYAGQKHLSATLDPRATASGQKATTAAEPSLGTEQKKTSSIKWSCNTCQATGSGQSGLEAHLKGKRHQQNISATSMPKNGAAGEAKSLGINVPKRSEKPPSAWSCSICQAICTSESDLNSHLRGIRHQAKVQSLLEGKNMARKEKLNPDSRWACRICQAHCTCESDLENHLAGKRHQLNIQVLSAKTKQEKNNAPRVAMSQEPPSEWHCTMCEAECNSKSQFEDHCRSSRHQQKIEEVLGKGKTVKVSSRKAANELLSDCSTKKNANSEKLEKRQIVYFCEQCNLQCNSGTALAHHRAGKKHREKLDEKK; this is encoded by the exons ATGCTGCTGATGCACGCAGGAGACCCGATGCTGGTGATGAGGGACGCGCTGCTGTCACAGCTCCAGAAGGACCGCCTTCGCCAGGAGATCATCGTGGCCGAGCTGGCTAAGATAGAGCGTGCCATGGCCCTGCGCGCCGCCACTGGCGGCCAGCAGGCCACACCGGCACCAGCCGGCGAATGCTTGAAGACGTACGATGGTAACGCGGCTCGACAGAATGCAGCGTCTGATGAGCAGAGGCTGCCGGGCTCCAATGAG GCTGTTCCAGAGACTAAGACTTCGGTCGCGGAGAAGTGGGAACTAACAGGAATAACCATACCAGTTAAGAAGCCCAAAACACCCATGAAATGGTGTTGCGCCATCTGTGAGGTGCAAGCAACCAGTGAGCAGAACTTGCTGCAGCATTATGCTGGGCAGAAGCACTTGTCAGCAACACTGGACCCAAGAGCTACAGCAAGTGGTCAGAAGGCGACAACGGCGGCAGAACCTTCTCTTGGTACAGAGCAGAAGAAAACCTCCTCAATAAAATGGAGTTGCAATACCTGCCAGGCAACTGGCTCGGGTCAATCGGGGTTGGAAGCGCACCTCAAGGGCAAAAGACACCAGCAGAACATCTCAGCCACATCCATGCCGAAGAACGGCGCGGCGGGGGAAGCAAAATCGCTTGGCATCAATGTgccgaagcgttcagagaagccaccaTCAGCCTGGAGCTGCAGCATTTGCCAAGCTATATGTACCAGCGAATCAGACTTGAACAGCCACCTGAGGGGCATAAGACACCAAGCAAAGGTTCAGTCCTTGCTTGAAGGCAAGAACATGGCAAGGAAAGAAAAACTGAATCCAGATTCAAGATGGGCCtgcagaatttgccaagctcactgTACTTGTGAATCAGACTTGGAGAACCATCTTGCAGGCAAGAGACACCAACTAAACATTCAGGTTTTAAGCGCGAAAACCAAGCAAGAGAAAAACAATGCACCACGAGTGGCCATGAGCCAAGAACCACCCTCGGAATGGCATTGCACAATGTGCGAGGCCGAATGTAACTCTAAATCTCAATTTGAGGATCATTGCAGAAGCAGCAGGCACCAACAGAAGATAGAGGAGGTACTCGGAAAAGGCAAGACCGTGAAAGTGAGCAGTCGTAAGGCTGCAAATGAACTACTTTCAGATTGCTCTACCAAGAAGAATGCGAACTCAGAAAAGTTGGAGAAACGGCAGATAGTATATTTCTGTGAGCAATGCAATTTGCAGTGTAATAGTGGTACAGCGCTGGCACATCATCGTGCTGGGAAGAAGCACCGGGAAAAGCTCGACGAAAAGAAATAA
- the LOC119309651 gene encoding UBP1-associated proteins 1C-like isoform X1, translated as MEFSRRGRATDDAGDGQRFPDPPPHGDPMLVMRDALLSQLQKDRLRQEIIVAELAKIERAMALRAATGGQQATPAPAGECLKTYDGNAARQNAASDEQRLPGSNEAVPETKTSVAEKWELTGITIPVKKPKTPMKWCCAICEVQATSEQNLLQHYAGQKHLSATLDPRATASGQKATTAAEPSLGTEQKKTSSIKWSCNTCQATGSGQSGLEAHLKGKRHQQNISATSMPKNGAAGEAKSLGINVPKRSEKPPSAWSCSICQAICTSESDLNSHLRGIRHQAKVQSLLEGKNMARKEKLNPDSRWACRICQAHCTCESDLENHLAGKRHQLNIQVLSAKTKQEKNNAPRVAMSQEPPSEWHCTMCEAECNSKSQFEDHCRSSRHQQKIEEVLGKGKTVKVSSRKAANELLSDCSTKKNANSEKLEKRQIVYFCEQCNLQCNSGTALAHHRAGKKHREKLDEKK; from the exons ATGGAGTTCTCCCGCCGCGGCCGAGCCACCGATGACGCCGGCGACGGCCAACGCTTCCCTGACCCTCCGCCGCATG GAGACCCGATGCTGGTGATGAGGGACGCGCTGCTGTCACAGCTCCAGAAGGACCGCCTTCGCCAGGAGATCATCGTGGCCGAGCTGGCTAAGATAGAGCGTGCCATGGCCCTGCGCGCCGCCACTGGCGGCCAGCAGGCCACACCGGCACCAGCCGGCGAATGCTTGAAGACGTACGATGGTAACGCGGCTCGACAGAATGCAGCGTCTGATGAGCAGAGGCTGCCGGGCTCCAATGAG GCTGTTCCAGAGACTAAGACTTCGGTCGCGGAGAAGTGGGAACTAACAGGAATAACCATACCAGTTAAGAAGCCCAAAACACCCATGAAATGGTGTTGCGCCATCTGTGAGGTGCAAGCAACCAGTGAGCAGAACTTGCTGCAGCATTATGCTGGGCAGAAGCACTTGTCAGCAACACTGGACCCAAGAGCTACAGCAAGTGGTCAGAAGGCGACAACGGCGGCAGAACCTTCTCTTGGTACAGAGCAGAAGAAAACCTCCTCAATAAAATGGAGTTGCAATACCTGCCAGGCAACTGGCTCGGGTCAATCGGGGTTGGAAGCGCACCTCAAGGGCAAAAGACACCAGCAGAACATCTCAGCCACATCCATGCCGAAGAACGGCGCGGCGGGGGAAGCAAAATCGCTTGGCATCAATGTgccgaagcgttcagagaagccaccaTCAGCCTGGAGCTGCAGCATTTGCCAAGCTATATGTACCAGCGAATCAGACTTGAACAGCCACCTGAGGGGCATAAGACACCAAGCAAAGGTTCAGTCCTTGCTTGAAGGCAAGAACATGGCAAGGAAAGAAAAACTGAATCCAGATTCAAGATGGGCCtgcagaatttgccaagctcactgTACTTGTGAATCAGACTTGGAGAACCATCTTGCAGGCAAGAGACACCAACTAAACATTCAGGTTTTAAGCGCGAAAACCAAGCAAGAGAAAAACAATGCACCACGAGTGGCCATGAGCCAAGAACCACCCTCGGAATGGCATTGCACAATGTGCGAGGCCGAATGTAACTCTAAATCTCAATTTGAGGATCATTGCAGAAGCAGCAGGCACCAACAGAAGATAGAGGAGGTACTCGGAAAAGGCAAGACCGTGAAAGTGAGCAGTCGTAAGGCTGCAAATGAACTACTTTCAGATTGCTCTACCAAGAAGAATGCGAACTCAGAAAAGTTGGAGAAACGGCAGATAGTATATTTCTGTGAGCAATGCAATTTGCAGTGTAATAGTGGTACAGCGCTGGCACATCATCGTGCTGGGAAGAAGCACCGGGAAAAGCTCGACGAAAAGAAATAA